ATTTTGTTACAGGTTACTGTATGTATATCCCCCCCTACTACCTCTGGAAGACACTAACAGGatccctccccctccttggatcCACCATTTTCTACTGTTATgaatacgccccccccccccccaccctactattttaGGGTTATTTTACTATCCTAACTCGATTTAAATGTTCTTTAACTGTAATGCAGCTGAATGTTTATTGTAAGATCTCAAATTGTCTAAATGTTTTTGATTGGACGTATTCCGTTCTCATTTTTGTTtctgtgtttttctgttttgggtCCAATGTATTTGGGAATAAAATTTTACTAAGTAATAAGAGCTACCATAGATATATGACAGTGGCTTATCCTGTATGGTCTAAAAGGAACCCATAAGATAACTGTTGAAGGAAAGTCAGGAGGCCCTGACATGTTAAATAGTCATCTGAGTCTGGATAGTTGTAtggcaccacagtactcctttatttTGGTTCATCCCGAGTATTCAATAATATTGAGCCaccacaagatttttttttttttttatagcaatctTACCTTTATAAGATGTACTAGGGTTTCCTTAAGCTGAGGGCGGCTGAAGGCTAACCCAGTACAACAGGGTTTTGTCCGATCTACCATGCAGTTAACTGAAGGCGGTGTCGCAGTTCGTTCATCTTGGCTACTGTGCTTCTGAGCTGGCTGCTGAAATACACTGGGTGACCAGAGAACAGAGGCAACATCTGTAGTGGTAGGTGCTCCAAACTGCGAACCCTAAAATAACAAAAAGGTGTCAATCAGCCATTGTCTCTTCAAAGACACACACATAGATGTTATACAGCAAACAATTTTCTCTGTCAGTTGAGGCATGTCTCCTCTTTAAAGATACGTAAGGTCAGGACACAATGTCACATGCAGAACTGAATGAAATCTCACAGATTTCAGGGGGCTTTTATCCTCTTCATTTCAATGCAAACAAACGTCTCTGGTACACTGCCCCAGCAAGAAAAGCTGCTGGGGGAGACATTGCCATGTATACCCAAATATGCTTCTGCTATATCAAGTCCCTGACAATACAGGACACACGTGATATCTGTACCTCCTGTCGTGGGTTGTACAGAGTGTCACTATGGGCCGCAAACAGTCCATGGATCAATGAGGAGCATTTATCAAACGTGAACTTGCTTTCTGCTCacttaaaagcaaaaaaaattgccgGGAAAGTGGCGTCCgtacgccaaatttatcaaatggtgcacgGACTTTGATGAATGCCCGCTGAACTCCTCTCTGGTTAAATTTTGCAGAGCAGTGGCGGGCCGTGCGACCATTGTATTAAAAGTTGCATggaccttaatacaattgtcgcatggAGACATATAGGGCAAGGTTGAAATGCCCTGTGATTGCTTCTATATCTGGTCCTTGCAACTTTTaaagtgaccactgcacaaagtgatctaaatCAGAACACTTCGTGGTCATAAAAATTAAACTGTCTAAATGAAATGTCGCATGAAGAGTCGCACGGGACCAGCCTGCGTCTTTTCCTGCGAGAAATTTAGATGAAAAAAATCAGTTAAATTGTTTGATAATTCCCCTCAATGTGTATATACTAATGGGGAGTGTGGGAAACCTACCTCCATTTAGTCTCttctaccattaaccccttaaggactcagggtttttcagtttttgcactttcgttttttcctccttaccttttaaaaatcataaccctttcaattttccaccaaaaaatccatattatggcttattttttgcgtcaccaattctactttgcagtgacattagtcattttacccaaaaattcacagcaaaacggaaaaaaaaaattattgtgcgacaaaatcgaagaaaaaacgccattttgtaacttttgggggcttccgtttctacgcagtgcatatttctgtaaaaattacaccttacttatgatgataccctacttatataggtttgattttgtcgtacttctggaaaaattcataactacatgcaggaaaatttatacgtttaaaaatgtcatcttctgacccctataacttttttatttttccacgtgcagggcggtatgagggctaattttttgcgccgtgatctgaagtttttatcggtatgatttttgttttgatcagactttttgatcactttttattcattttttaatggtaaaacacgctttttttttactttggaatttttttgtgtgtacgccattgaccgtgcggtttaattaatgatatatttttatagttcggacatttacgcaggcggcgataccacatgtttatttttattttttacacttttttttatgggaaaaggggggtgattcaaacttattagggaaggggttaaatgacctttattaacacttttttttttgcagtgttataggtcccatagggacctataacactgcacacactgatctctcatgctgatcactggggtgtattaacacgcctgtgatcagtgttctcggcgcttgactgctcctgcctggatctcaggcacggagcagtcattcgtcgatcggacaccgaggaggcaggtaagggccctcccggtgtcctgtaagccgttcgggatgccgcgatttcaccgcggcggtcccaaacagcccgactgagcagcaggatcactttcactttcactttagaagcggcggtcagctttgactgccgcttctaaagggttaataccgcaaatcgccgcgatcggcgatgtgagttattagccgcgggttccggccgttgatgagtgccgggaccgacacgataggatgcgggatcgcgggagccggtgcaggacgtaaatatacgtcctgcgtcgttaaggggttaaatagtggggcttgtagcctgtctctccccctcccactgtatgtgtgctaagTCACACTGGAGATAACCtcgggagcagtctacaagtcggacctaatgctgctgtaatttggttcctggttcgCTTATCCGGTACAGGTAGGCTAGTTGTTAGGTCCcgtaccatttgagaaaccttggcgttggtgcgcGGGCTCAGGTatacccttcatataaggatatactggctaatgtctcaattttacatcagttttgagtattagttaatgtcattgtttacatctaccacagtagtgaacctatattgtggtccacaaatgcgggacctccaccccagcgtaagTGCACAGCTGAACTTGGGGTTGAGGATCATCGGCCATTTTAGACCACATCAATGTAGTTGTCTACCATTAAATAGCATTAATATGAAATGGCACATAAAAGTTACTTTAAAACAATTCAAGTGCTATTATAGTACAATATTTTTTATGCCTTCCTTCTATACCCTTTTATTTGCTATTTATTAGAGTAACATGTTCCAAACAGCGTGttgccggctgttgcaaaactacaactccgggtatgctgggagttgtagttttgcaacagctggagacacattggtcggAAAACCCTGTCTTAGAGCACCAGCATGTTGCGACTGCCACCATTCACATCAGTCCCTGTCCCCAATGAGGTTACATCTACAATGGGACTACATCTACATCGTGGCACACAACATTCTGCGTGTGTTTGGGGTGTACGTCTGTATATCGTTCTGCAGGTATGCCGGCATATACAAAATAGTGTGCTGACATATACCCCGGACGCAGGCTACTAATTCGATTCAAACATAGCCTAACCACAACGATCCCATAGTTTTATATCAAAGCAGAATATTTCAGATGCCACTGGACACTAGTTAACATTACTCCAGATTGTACGGCCATTAGCACAAAGTGATGACTTTCAAGATAGAAACgactaaatcagtgttttccaaacagcgtgtctccagctgttgcaaaactacaactcctagcatgcccggacagccgctggctgtccgggcatgctaggagttgtagttttgcaacagctggagacacactgtttgggaaacactgtcctaaatatatacatgattacactGTAAATGCTTCAGAACTACACATCTTTTCTTAGGACTCTCACACATTAGGGTACAGACAATATTTAGATGAGGCGAATGTTCTAAATAGACAATCAGGCTCAAGAGAGCTCCGCTTTGTATTTCTATTTGTGCACTACAGAAATAATTTATAGAGCTGATCAGTCCCAGCGGGCCAAGCGTTAGATCATTTTCTCTCCAATGCCAACATTCAGACTGTGCCAGTAGATTTAAGGCATGTTGGCACAGCTGCCGATGCTCAAACTTTGCTATCAATATAAAGACATTACTTACTGCTACCACCTTAGACACACCCAAGGGCTGGGCAAATGTTTCAGGTTCTCTCTTTTCATGGGAGTCCTGCAAAAAGAcaaaagaagttaaaaaaaaatctgtatatagAAAGGTTAGGAAAGATTAATAGATTGTGTTTTAAACAGCTGAATCATGCAAGTCGTGCAGGAAATGTTGGCATGTGATGAGCGCCATTGGTAAAATAGGCATTCTGCAAGACCAGACAAGATTGACCGTGTTCAGGGTGGTTAGGAAATTCGCTGTTTCAACTTTTAGATGGGGCGGGTTGCCTTTTTGGCTATAGACTTTAAAGAGTCTTTAACCACTTACCCCCTTAAGCACCAAGCCCGTTTTCATCTTAacgacccgggcattttttgcacatctgaccactgtcactttaagcattaataactctgggatgcttttaccgtttattctgattccgagattgttttttcgtgacatattctactttaggttagtggtaaattttcggtgatacttgcatcatttcttggaggaaaattccaaaaaatgtcatgaaaaattagaaaattttgcatttttctaactttgaagctctctgcttgtaaggaaaatagacattccatacaaattatatattgattcacatatacattatgtctactttatgttggcatcatgaagttgacatgtttttacttttggaagacagagggcttcaaaagtatagcagcaattttcaaatttttcacgaaatttttataaaaaaaatcggaatttttcagggaccaattcagttttgaaatggatttgaggggtcttcatattagaaataccccataaattaccccattatagaaactgcacccctcaaagtatttaaaatgacatacagaaagtgtgttaaccctttaggtgtttcacaggaatagcagcaaggtggaggaggaaattcaaaatcttaattttttacactcgcatgtgtgtagacacagtttttgaatttttacatggggtaaaaaggagaaaaagctccacaaaatgtggaacccaatttctctcaagtaaggaaatacctcatatgtggatgtaaagtgctctgtgggtgcactagagggctcagaagggaaggagcgacaatgggattttggagagcgagttttgctgaaatggtttttgggggggtatgtcacatttaggaagcccctatggtgtcagaacagcaaaaaaaaaaaaaaaaaaacccacatgacatattattttggaaactacaccccttaaggaatgtaacggggtacagtgtgccttaacaacccacaagtttttgacgacttttcgttaaagccgGATGAGTaaatggaaaaaagtttttttactaaaatgctgtttttcccccaaaattttacatttttacaagggataataggagaaaatggttTCTCCAAAGGCTCTGACATagacgcaaaaaaaataattacccacatgtgaccccattttggaaactacacccctcatgaaacgtaacagtgagccttaacacctcacaggtgttcaacgaattttgttaaagttggatgggaaaatactttattttttatttttaactaaaatgctggtgttaccctaaatttttcattttttacaagggaaaatagtaaaaaaataagccccccaaaatttgtaaccccatttcttcagagtatggaaataccctgtgtgtggacgtcaagtgctctgctggtgcactacaatgctcagaagaggaggagtgccattgagcttttggagaatttttttggaatagaagtcagggggtcatgtgcatttacaaggcccccatggtgccagaacagtggacccccccatgtgacccccttttggaaactacaaccctcacagaatttaataagggttgcagtgagcatttacaccccactggcgtttgacaggtttttggaacagtggactgtgcaaattaaaaataaaatttttcatcttcatggatcactgttccaaaaatctgtcggacacctgtggggcgtaaatgctcactgtaccccttattacattacgtgagggttgtagtttccaaaatggggtcacatgtgggggggcactgttctggcatcatgggggctttgtaaatgcaaacgtggccttcaattacggacacattttatctccaaaagcccaatggcactcctcctcttctgagcattgtagttcgcccgcagagaatttcacatccacatatggggtatgttcttactcagaagaaatggggttataaattttcgggggcttttttttcctttttcccttgtgaaaatgaaaaatttagggtaacaccagcattttagttaaattattataattttttttcattttcccatccaactttaacgaaaattcgtcaaacacctgtggggttttaaggctcactataccccttgttaaattccgtgaggggtgtagtttccaaaatgggggcacacgtgggtatttatttttttgcatttttatgtcagaaccgctgtaaaatcagccacccctgtgcaaatcaccaatttatggtgagtttcccactaggagtttgcttcaaacttgaagcaggaaactcactttaaacctgcccatgtgaatgtaccctgaacattcacatggggggggggcaaacctccagctattgcaaaactacaactcccagcatgcactgacagaccgtgcatgctaggagttgtacttttgcaacagctggaggcacactgcttggaaaaccttcagttaggttctgttaccgaactcagtattttccaaccagtgtgcctccagctgttgcaaaactacaactcccagcatgtactgatcgccaaagggcaagctgggagatgtagttgcgtacctccagctattgcataaatacaactcccagcatggcaagacagtttgctgttcgtgcatgctgggagttgtagatttagagagcaacagtttagaaaccactgcacagtgatctccaatctgtggccctccagatgttgcaaaactacaaatcccagcatgcccaaacagctgtctaggcatgctgggagttgtagttttacaatatctggagggctacagcttagagaccactgtatagtggtctccaaactgtagccctccagatgttgctaggcaacaactcaccagcttccgtagtctgcaccagggagccgcacctcATCGCCGCCGGTCACAtcacagtttccccattctgcccgtaCTACCGTGggtgaaccaaactttaaccccccccaccaccgatctgctattggtcagtcacttCTAACCGACCAAAAGcagggaggggtggcacccctgccacctcactcctgtcccttcagagggatcgggggtgtcttggacagcccccatctcccttattttccgggttaccggatacccgtatgacctggaattgccagtctgaattgactggcgatttgcggcgatcaccgacatttgagggggggggtctcaggacaggttagtaccagggagcaggtccttaagaggttatccaggaatagaaaaatagagctaatGTCTTTCAAGAAAtgttccccatctgtctccaggttggatgtggttctgcagcaacctgtgtggaaatCTAGCCTAATTCAGTGAATCAATTGGGGTTACAGCTTCTAGATCCCCAGTAtgcaaacttctgacatgtcagggAAAtcctaaatgtattttttttccacaaaagaaAATCTTGGTATATTTCTAGTAGGGATcagccgattatcggtatggccgataatcacgattttgggcattatcggtatcggcaattaccttgccgataagctggtaatgccccgccccccgacctcccgacccgccgcaccgcgaccgccccccccccccccccctacccatcGCGTCGcaacccccaccgtagtgctgggcagttttttgcccataccgctataccggtcggacccctcccccaccctccgagtcaataaaaaaaattaaacttacccgtaatgggggtggtccgggccatccatccttcctgtagtgtccggcggcaatccgggtggagggtgaaccggtccgggctgtccttctccgggggtcctcttctccactccgggcaggctccggcctagtacgctgtatagaagccgctacgccgtgacgtcaggtgcgtcgctgcgcacgggcgtcactgcgcagcggcgtctatgcagcgtactaggccggagcctgcccggagtggagatgacccccggagaagaaggacagcccggaccggttcaccctccacccagaatgccgccggacactacaggaaggaaggcccggaccaccctgacaggtaggggagagaagcgggtggaggcggcggcctatggcaccgcaaaagccactgcagtgcattgatttaaagcgctcgctttaaatcaatgacctgcagcggtgtcgaggggagataaatagccgataacttataccggaatatcggtataagttatcggctatcggccctaacctccaccgattatcggtatcagccctaaaaaatcgatatcggtcgatccctaatttctaGTCAATACTTGCAAAAAAAGTGGTTTTGTTGTTGCGTTTATTCTACGCAGCATATTGTGTAAATATACCTAAATGTGATATCAACTATTGCTGGCATAGTAAGGGATCATTCACATTACAATTCGGCTCTCTATTGTGTGAATATGTCAGCAACACAGCTACTGCCATATATGGGCATGGAAAGCCATGAGCCAAATTTTAGAGACTATGGGAGAACAAaggaaagttgctcagttgcccattgcaaccaatcagatcgcttctttcatttttaacaaggcctctgaaaaataaaataagcgacctgattggttgctatgggcaacttttccattacacaggtttttgataaatctcccccaagtcaTTTTTTGCATGAACTTGTGTTCTTATTTAGACTGGAAAGCATGTTTTCGCCAAGTAAAAATACATGTGAGAAATGACCCAAACACAGTcactaggcccagatttatcaaactgtgagaaaaaaattgagtgattttcccacagcaaccaatcacagctcaggtttcactttaccagatttcgttagctgagctgtgattggttgctgtggataaatcactctactttttctctcacacagtttgataaatctgggccctagCTGACTACATTGAAGGCCATTAAAGAAAATTTGTCCCAAGGACCACCCTGCACAAAAACACTGACATTCGATTTTGACAGACTGCTGAAGGATATGTACAATAAAGGGTCAAATTGTGATTCAATCTTTCCTAAATTATGCCGTTTCTATATTTTGCCTTTGAGGAATGGTACACAACAGAACAATTTTCAACTAGCTGTCTGCCCGGCAAGGAAGTATGAGGGGACTCGAGCCTGCAACATACTTTCAGCAGCTGTGGGCCACCACTCATAGCTGTTGTAGAGCGATCTCTGTAAATGTAAATGGTGGTCCAGATCTGCTGCCCACAAAGTGACCGGCAGATCCGTTTTACGGCAGCACAAGGCCTTTGCTAGGCTTCTGTGGCTGTCGGGACTCCACTATTGAAAGGCCACACTTACCAGTTAATGGTACAAGGGCAGGTTAGGCACCTATTCCCACTATGATACAGTGAGCCACAATGCAATATAAAGGGAGGTGGCAGATGTGCAAAATACTGATAGCACCACTCACACACCTACTGTTCATGAGGGAGTAGCTGCTTACTATTATATCTGCACACTGATAAGGGgtcttttttctgtgatttttttttgtctcattttTCTGTGATTGACTCCCCTATTGATAGAGCCTGCCTACAGCGAGCTTCATCAAATCTCATAGATCATCCCAGTAGATATATACAAAagtgtgtaaaaaatgtatacaaaatgtaAAGTTATGAAAATAATAGTTGCGGCTGTTACAGCTATGGCATTATACCTGTACAGGTCCAAATGACTTGTTTTTCAGAGAACTGTCTTTAAAACACTCTGGTGTAGCCAGCTGGTTTGTTGCACAGGAGAATTTTGGTGCCATCGTGGTTTTGTTCATGGTCTGCGGTGGTAATGTGTTGACCTGAGGATTCAGCTTTAGCTTCTGCAGGAGATCCACACTGGGATGGGAAGTGCTGGAAAAGCTGCTGCTTCGGATAGGAACTAATGGTGGTGGAAGTAAAGGTTGAGTGTGGGGGGCGCTGCCAACATCTGAAATTGACTGACTCATAAGAGGAGACATCTGTCTTGTGTGTAACAGGCTGGAATTATGTGGGGCGGATGTGCTCAGGACTTCAGAGGATGGACCAATACTGGGACTTACACGACCAGgaaatatattcatttttttagaaTCCAGTTGTGTGACTGGTTTCTGAGGGATTAATGCTGGCGGTAAACAGGCTGGGTGACTGAAATCACTAGCGCTGCAGTTGAAGCTCCTAGGTTCTGCCTTCACTATCACCGGCTGCATGGGTTTTGATTGAAGGAAGACATTATGTTCTACATCGGGCAGGAAGGGTTCCTTGACTTCTGAAGGACCATATATACTCATGTGCTGTTCTTTCAGTAGGAAAGTTCCAAAAAGTTCTTCCACAGTCAGGTGTTTTTGTCCAGGTTGAAAATactgaaaagaaataaaaaattaaaaacagagaTCGACCAAACCTGACTCCTGCTAACCTTTGTCTGGGGCAACTTTGAATAGTCATTAAGTGttaaactttgcatagatcaataataCAAGTATAAGAAACATTGTAATAAACTGTATCCCTATGATATACTGCCTCTTTCTTCATCTATCTCAAGCCCCCCACCCCCTTAATTCATAAGTCACCATGAAAACTGCTAAAGGTCTGTCTTGAGAGATGATAAAGACCTATAAGCTCACTGAGAAATCAGCTACAGCAGCTCATAGAAATCTATGTCCATGTCCACACAACATATTTTTCAAACATATTCAGAGGGTAGGTCGCAGATTTGACACATTTTTAAGGAATTCTTCAGACTGCAAAATGCACTATATTAGACATGTTCTGGCTAAACCAGCTATTTTCTGCATGACCACAGAGGGAACATTTGATACAAAATAGCAGATAAaagttatatacagtggtccctcaacatacgatggtaatcctttccaaatggaccatcgtttgttgaaaccatcgtatgttgagggatccgtgcaatgtaaagtataggacagtggtctacaacctgcggacctccagatgttgcaaaactacaacacccagcatgctcggacagccaacgggagttgtagtttagcaacatatggaggtccgcaggttgaagaccactggtattggaggttatactcaagtgtccccgccactccggaccgtcaccgctgtcctagatgtcaccctccatcactgttgccgcgtccccgaggtgtccccgacgttccggcaaggcctctgcttccccggcatcctcgctcttcgtcgccgccatcacgtagttacgcacgccgctcctattggatgacgggacggtgtgcgcagcgacgtgatgatgacgatggagagcgccgacgatgcaggggaacccgaagaggacgcgccggagccccgaggacaggtaagtgatcgtcagcggaccacacggggcaccgtaaacggctatctggcggcagctgaagcagtctgcgctgccggatagccgtttatgcgatgaccacgacatacaaaagcatcgtatgttgatgctgccttcaacatctgagaggccatcgtatgttgaaatgatcgtatgtcggggccatcgtaggtcgggggggtcactgtaacagaaacagagcccctcctcatgtacacacacaacaGCTTATCATAAAACGTTTGTTGAAAGGATATTGATCACTTACATATATTCTAAAACTTGTCACTTATGCATGTAAACCTCAGCTCCTTctaggctaagtagtcaagtgggcagtCTGAGCGATTTGACAGTTCTCTTTATGTACACTTACACACGGAGAGCTAATATAGACACAATTATCCTTTTCCCATAAGACTAtacatcaatctgctcagctactcctgctctataacatgatgcctgcagattcgACTGCATTTTCATAATGATAAGCTCCTTTTAAGCTTGTGTTCTAGCAATTATGTATGTCATTGTGTGACTCGAATGCCTTTTTgttaacctctttaaccccttaacgacgcaggacgtatatttacgtcctgcgccggctcccgtgataggCAACCCGGATATCACATCTcatcagtcccggcgctcatcaactgccgccacctgcggctaataccacacatcgccgatcgcggcaatgtgcgctattaaccctttagaagctttaACGGCCGCTTCTaatgtgaaagtgaaagtatcccggctagtcagtcgggctgttcgggaccgccgcggtgaaatcgcggcgtcccgaacagcttacaggacaccgggagggcccttacctgcctcctcggtgtccgatcgacgaatgactgctccgtgcctgagatccaggcaggagcagtcaagcgccgataacactgatcacaggcgtgttaatatatacctgtgatctgtgtaagagatcagtgtgtgcagtgttataggtccgtatgggagctataacactgcaaaaaaaaaaaagtgttaataaaggtcatttaaccccttccctaataaaagtttggatcacccccttttcccataaaaaaaaaaaaaaaaacagtgtaaataaaaacaaacatatgtggtatcgccgcatgcgtaaatgtccgaactataaaaatatatcgttaattaaaccgcacggtcaatggcgtacgcgcaaaaaatatccaaattccaaaaaagcgtattttggtcactttttatactattaaaaaatgaacaaaaagtgatcaaacagttcgatcaaaacaaaaatcataccgttaaaaacttcagatcacggcacaaaaaatgagtcctcataccgccctgtacgtgaaaaaattaaaagttataggggtcagaagatgacatttttaaacgtataaattttcctgcatgtagttatgattttttccagaagtacgacaaaaatcaaacctatataagtagggtatcattttaaccgtatggacctacagaataatgataaggtgtaatttttacggaAGCctgcaaaagttacaaaatggcgttttttct
The sequence above is a segment of the Hyla sarda isolate aHylSar1 chromosome 6, aHylSar1.hap1, whole genome shotgun sequence genome. Coding sequences within it:
- the DCP1A gene encoding mRNA-decapping enzyme 1A isoform X2, with protein sequence MVHGPHSGAKMEARSKVEHEMSLAALRRNDPYISGIIDVTGQVALYSFSAKANEWEKTDIEGTLFVYRRSASPHHGFTIMNRLNMNNLVEPINKDLEFQLHEPFLLYRNSSLSIYSIWFYDMNDCQRIAQLMTQVVKQELSRMKNRKSLNGTNGCSAGTIDILEMLSKAKNDYEKGQGNEFSSSATKNAPLVKSESLDTPEHASTSAPQDKYFQPGQKHLTVEELFGTFLLKEQHMSIYGPSEVKEPFLPDVEHNVFLQSKPMQPVIVKAEPRSFNCSASDFSHPACLPPALIPQKPVTQLDSKKMNIFPGRVSPSIGPSSEVLSTSAPHNSSLLHTRQMSPLMSQSISDVGSAPHTQPLLPPPLVPIRSSSFSSTSHPSVDLLQKLKLNPQVNTLPPQTMNKTTMAPKFSCATNQLATPECFKDSSLKNKSFGPVQDSHEKREPETFAQPLGVSKGSQFGAPTTTDVASVLWSPSVFQQPAQKHSSQDERTATPPSVNCMVDRTKPCCTGLAFSRPQLKETLVHLIKNDSSFLNTIHEAYIQVVAKSMDNVKL
- the DCP1A gene encoding mRNA-decapping enzyme 1A isoform X3; this translates as MTQEKRGLNTVSMAAELQASCEPGAEYLTMSIYSIWFYDMNDCQRIAQLMTQVVKQELSRMKNRKSLNGTNGCSAGTIDILEMLSKAKNDYEKGQGNEFSSSATKNAPLVKSESLDTPEHASTSAPQDKYFQPGQKHLTVEELFGTFLLKEQHMSIYGPSEVKEPFLPDVEHNVFLQSKPMQPVIVKAEPRSFNCSASDFSHPACLPPALIPQKPVTQLDSKKMNIFPGRVSPSIGPSSEVLSTSAPHNSSLLHTRQMSPLMSQSISDVGSAPHTQPLLPPPLVPIRSSSFSSTSHPSVDLLQKLKLNPQVNTLPPQTMNKTTMAPKFSCATNQLATPECFKDSSLKNKSFGPVQDSHEKREPETFAQPLGVSKVVAGSQFGAPTTTDVASVLWSPSVFQQPAQKHSSQDERTATPPSVNCMVDRTKPCCTGLAFSRPQLKETLVHLIKNDSSFLNTIHEAYIQVVAKSMDNVKL
- the DCP1A gene encoding mRNA-decapping enzyme 1A isoform X1, coding for MVHGPHSGAKMEARSKVEHEMSLAALRRNDPYISGIIDVTGQVALYSFSAKANEWEKTDIEGTLFVYRRSASPHHGFTIMNRLNMNNLVEPINKDLEFQLHEPFLLYRNSSLSIYSIWFYDMNDCQRIAQLMTQVVKQELSRMKNRKSLNGTNGCSAGTIDILEMLSKAKNDYEKGQGNEFSSSATKNAPLVKSESLDTPEHASTSAPQDKYFQPGQKHLTVEELFGTFLLKEQHMSIYGPSEVKEPFLPDVEHNVFLQSKPMQPVIVKAEPRSFNCSASDFSHPACLPPALIPQKPVTQLDSKKMNIFPGRVSPSIGPSSEVLSTSAPHNSSLLHTRQMSPLMSQSISDVGSAPHTQPLLPPPLVPIRSSSFSSTSHPSVDLLQKLKLNPQVNTLPPQTMNKTTMAPKFSCATNQLATPECFKDSSLKNKSFGPVQDSHEKREPETFAQPLGVSKVVAGSQFGAPTTTDVASVLWSPSVFQQPAQKHSSQDERTATPPSVNCMVDRTKPCCTGLAFSRPQLKETLVHLIKNDSSFLNTIHEAYIQVVAKSMDNVKL